The following are encoded together in the Candidatus Methylomirabilis oxygeniifera genome:
- the gyrB gene encoding DNA gyrase subunit B (Evidence 2a : Function of homologous gene experimentally demonstrated in an other organism; PubMedId : 10223925, 1646964, 8982450; Product type e : enzyme) yields MNQESKDHPIPAVSRVEQDFPSQGEVYDAAQIRILEGLEAVRKRPAMYIGSTGFDGLHHLVYEVVDNSVDEALAGYCDQVDVTIHSDNSVSVLDNGRGIPVDIHEQTGRPAVEVVMTTLHAGGKFDNSAYKVSGGLHGVGLSVVNALAEQLEVEIWRDGKRYLQQYERGKPTGDLEEVGKARKTGTRVTFIPDSEIFEDRTFSLDTLSNRLRELAFLNKGLRIRLTDERINEAREFYYTGGIRSFVELLNENKVVLHPKPIHIEVQRDPTVVEVAIQYNDGYGETVFSFANNINTHDGGTHLIGFRSALTRTINSYAASHDLLKNLKATVTGDDIREGLTAVISVKLPNPQFEGQTKARLNNPDMKGLVETIVNEKLAEYLEENPVIGRRIVEKATEAARAREAARKAKELARRKGPLDGDGLPGKLADCSEKDPALCELYIVEGDSAGGSAKQGRDRRFQAILPLRGKILNTERARADKMLSSAEIRVLISALGAGIDPEFDLGRLRYHRIILMTDADVDGEHIRTLLLTFFFRHLREIVEGGHLYIAQPPLYKIKRGKAERYLKNDRAMEEFLLETAGETLRVDGGDRETTWTGQRLVGILRKLMVWQSCLRTMERRGRHPGVVAALAQAGGVLHGTLKDEDKTYRLLARLLETLRSRADRLGPAEGRAEWDEEQEAYRLILSFGSNGKGQRGVTTIDQTLVGSPEYRELEGAAAALSGLGEPPFKIAADGDITPAESWSDLLDKSMTLARKGLTIQRYKGLGEMNPEQLWQTTMNPESRTLLRVAVEDAVAAEQIFTTLMGDQVEPRRLFIERHALEASNLDI; encoded by the coding sequence ATGAACCAAGAATCGAAAGATCACCCTATCCCTGCGGTGAGCCGAGTCGAACAAGACTTCCCGTCACAGGGCGAGGTCTACGACGCCGCCCAGATTCGGATCCTTGAGGGGCTTGAGGCTGTACGGAAGCGTCCCGCGATGTATATCGGCAGTACTGGGTTTGACGGGCTTCATCACCTGGTATACGAAGTGGTCGATAACAGCGTGGATGAGGCGCTTGCCGGCTACTGCGACCAGGTGGATGTGACCATTCACTCCGACAATAGTGTCAGTGTTCTGGATAATGGCCGCGGCATTCCGGTCGATATTCACGAGCAGACCGGCCGACCGGCTGTAGAGGTGGTGATGACCACGCTTCATGCCGGCGGTAAGTTCGACAATTCCGCCTACAAGGTGTCGGGCGGCTTGCACGGCGTTGGCCTTTCTGTGGTTAATGCGCTCGCAGAGCAACTTGAGGTGGAGATCTGGCGCGACGGCAAGCGGTATCTCCAGCAGTATGAGCGAGGCAAACCAACAGGCGATCTCGAAGAGGTTGGGAAAGCGCGGAAGACCGGAACCCGCGTGACGTTCATTCCTGACTCCGAGATTTTCGAAGACCGCACGTTCAGCCTGGACACCCTCAGTAATCGACTGCGAGAGCTGGCATTTCTCAACAAGGGCCTGCGCATTCGCCTGACCGACGAACGGATCAATGAGGCGCGGGAGTTCTACTATACCGGGGGTATACGGTCGTTTGTCGAGTTGCTCAACGAGAATAAAGTTGTGCTTCACCCCAAACCGATCCACATCGAGGTTCAGCGCGATCCGACGGTTGTTGAAGTCGCCATCCAGTATAACGACGGTTACGGCGAGACAGTCTTCTCCTTTGCCAACAACATCAATACGCATGACGGCGGCACCCACCTGATCGGATTCCGATCGGCCCTGACCAGGACAATCAACAGCTACGCGGCATCGCACGACCTGCTCAAGAACCTGAAGGCAACGGTGACCGGCGACGACATCCGAGAGGGACTTACCGCCGTCATCAGCGTGAAACTTCCCAATCCCCAATTTGAGGGGCAGACGAAGGCCCGCCTGAACAACCCCGACATGAAGGGCTTGGTGGAAACCATTGTCAACGAAAAGCTGGCAGAATATCTGGAAGAGAACCCGGTGATCGGCCGGCGCATCGTTGAAAAGGCGACTGAGGCGGCTCGTGCGAGAGAAGCGGCCCGTAAGGCAAAGGAGTTGGCGCGCAGGAAGGGACCGCTCGACGGCGATGGTCTGCCGGGCAAGCTGGCCGACTGCTCAGAGAAAGACCCGGCCCTCTGTGAGCTGTACATCGTCGAAGGAGATTCGGCGGGTGGTTCAGCCAAACAGGGACGCGACCGGCGGTTTCAGGCGATCCTGCCGCTGAGGGGTAAGATCCTGAACACTGAACGGGCGCGGGCGGACAAGATGTTGTCTTCTGCGGAGATACGGGTTCTTATCTCGGCGCTTGGGGCCGGCATCGATCCTGAGTTCGACCTCGGGCGGCTGCGCTATCATCGAATCATTCTCATGACCGATGCCGACGTCGACGGAGAGCACATTCGGACACTGCTGCTGACCTTCTTCTTTCGACACCTTCGTGAAATCGTCGAAGGGGGCCATCTGTATATCGCGCAACCTCCGCTGTACAAGATCAAGCGAGGGAAGGCCGAGAGGTATCTGAAGAACGACCGGGCAATGGAAGAGTTCTTGCTGGAGACAGCCGGCGAGACGCTCCGGGTGGATGGCGGCGACCGGGAGACCACATGGACCGGGCAGCGGCTGGTAGGAATCCTTCGTAAGTTAATGGTGTGGCAAAGCTGTCTGCGTACGATGGAGCGGCGCGGCCGACATCCTGGTGTCGTGGCGGCGCTGGCGCAAGCCGGCGGCGTGCTCCATGGAACCCTGAAGGACGAAGATAAAACATACCGACTCCTGGCCAGATTGCTGGAGACGTTGCGATCACGGGCAGACCGACTGGGACCGGCCGAAGGGCGGGCGGAGTGGGACGAAGAGCAAGAGGCCTACCGCCTGATCCTCTCCTTTGGCAGTAACGGGAAGGGTCAGCGAGGCGTCACGACGATCGATCAAACACTTGTCGGATCACCGGAATATCGGGAATTGGAAGGCGCAGCCGCCGCACTGTCCGGACTTGGTGAGCCTCCCTTCAAGATAGCAGCGGATGGCGATATCACCCCTGCGGAGTCCTGGAGCGATCTGCTTGACAAAAGTATGACCTTGGCCAGAAAGGGGCTGACGATTCAGCGGTATAAGGGTCTCGGAGAGATGAACCCGGAGCAACTTTGGCAGACGACGATGAACCCGGAAAGCCGGACACTGCTTCGTGTCGCAGTTGAGGATGCGGTTGCCGCCGAGCAGATCTTCACCACCCTGATGGGCGACCAGGTGGAGCCGCGACGGCTCTTCATTGAGCGACATGCCCTGGAGGCCAGCAACCTGGACATCTAG